CCAGCGTGGACGGCTCGAAGCGCTGACCATCACACGCGGGACAAGTGGTGATGACGTCGGGCAAGAAGCTCATCTCGTGAGTGATCGCGCCTTGCCCATCGCATGTCGTGCAGCGCCCGCCGCGGGGCGTGTTGAAGGAAAAGCGGCTCGCGTCGAAGCCTCGCACCTTCGCCTCCGGGGTGGCCGCGTAGAGGCGTCGAAGGTCGTCGAAGATCCCGAGGAACGTCGCGGGCACCGAGCGCGGTGTGCGGCCAATGGGCGACTGATCCACGCTGATCGCTCGCTGTAGCGTCCCCGTGTCTCCAAGCTTTTTGAAGGCACCGGGCGTCTCCGCGACCAAGCCTAGCTTTTGTCTCAGCGCCGGCAGCAGCACCTGGCGCACCAGCGTGCTCTTGCCGGAGCCGCTCACTCCAGCGATCACGCTCAAGCGCCCGATGGGCAGCTTCAAGTCGACCGCCTTCAGGTTGTGCTCCGAAGCACCCAAGAGCTCGAGCCACTGCTGGTCGGCGGCTGTTCGCTCGGCGCCGGCCGGCGAGACGTCCTTCTTCGCCTTGCCCTTCGCAGGCGCCTTGCCCTTGTGGTCCTTCGCACCCATTTCCACAGGGATCGACTGGCGAAGCTGGGGTGGCTCGCGCAGGCTCTGCGCCGTGGGTGAGTCGACTTGCTGCAGCACGTGCTCCGGGGCGCCCACCGCCACGATGTTGCCACCATGGGAGCCACCTCCTGGTCCAACATCGACTAGGTAGTCAGCAGCTCGAATCGTGTCCTCATCGTGCTCGACGACGAGCACCGTCGACCCCTGCTCCACCAGGCGCTTCAAGTTGCCGACGAGGCGTGACGTGTCTCGGGGGTGGAGACCAATCGTCGGTTCGTCGAGTACGTAGAGCGCGCCGGTCAAGCCAGAGCCGAGCTGCGCCGCGAGGCGGAGACGCTGCATCTCCCCCCCACTCAGGCTACGGGCGCCGCGATCCAGGCTCAGGTAGTCCAAACCTACTTCCTCAAGGAAACTTAGACGGCGCTCGAGTTCTTGCACCACCGCGTCACCGATACGGGCTCGGTCACCGCTGAGCTTCCACGTGCGCACCTCCGCGACTGCGCGACGCACTGACAGGTTCATCAGCTCCGGGTAGCGCACCCCGCCGCTGCCGTTCGCGCTGAAGCGCACGGAGCGCGGCACCGGACCGAGGCGCTCTCCGGCGCACTCAGGACACTCGGAGATCACCTCTTCGCTGCGCGCCTGCTTGCCACGACCTACCTTGCGCACCTCACTCAGCACCCCATCACCTTCACAGGTCTCGCAGCGCCCCTGCTTGGTGTTGAACGAGAAGAAGCGCGGGTCGAGCTCCGGCACCGAGAGCCCACACGTCGGGCAGGCAGAGTTCTGGGAGATCAGCCGCGCCTCGCCGCTCGCGAAAAGGAGCCTGACCGCGCCTTTGCCCCAGCGGAGCGCCAAGCGCAAGAGCTCGGGCGTGACGTCTTTGGCGCTGAGCTGGCTCCCCAAGAGCAAATCGATGTCATGCTCCTTGCTGCGGCTCAGCTTGGGCGGCGTATCCGTCTGGATCCACTTGCCGTCGACCAACGCGCGCTCAATGCCGCTCCGCTGCGCGGTCGTGAACACGTCGAGGTACGTGCCTTTACGCGCCTGAATCACCGGTGCCAACAGCTCGAACTTGCCCTTCTGGGAACTCACTTCGGCGAGCACCTGTTCGAAGCCAAGGTTCGCGATCGGCGAGTCGTGGTCTGGACAATGGGGCACGCCGAGCTTCGCGTAGAGCAGCCGCAGGTAGTGGGCCACTTCGGTCACCGTCGCGACGGTGCTCTTCGAACCCGCGCGGCTCGTGCGCTGCTCGAGGGCCACCGCGGGCGGCACCCCCTCCACGCGGCTCACGTCGGGGCGTGGCAACGTGGGCAAGAACTGCCGCGCGTAGGGCGTCAATGTCTCCAAAAAGCGCCGCTGCCCCTCGGCGAAGATCACATCGAACGCCAGGCTGCTCTTACCAGAGCCGCTCGGGCCGGTGACCACGCACAGCTTGCCGTGGGGGATCTCCACGGACACATCGCGCAGGTTGTGCTCCCGCGCGCGCTCCACGCTGAGCACCGCGCGACTTGGTTCCGCCGGGATTCGCTCGACACGGCTCCCCGCACCGAGGCGCAAAGCGTCGGCGGTCGCACCGCGCTTCAAGCTCTGTGGCGCGCCCACCGCAACCACTTCGCCACCGCCCGCGCCGCCTTGGGGCCCCAGGTCAATCACCCAGTCCGCCGCGCGGATCACCTCAAGGTCGTGATCGACGAGCAGCACGCTGCCACCAGCGCGCAGCACGTCGTCCAGAGCGCGCAGCAGGAGACCAACCTCATGGGAGTGCAGGCCAGCGCTCGGCTCATCCAGGATCAAGAGCGCACCGTCGAGCCTCTCACATAGCGCCCGTGCGAGCTTCAGTCGCTGGGCCTCGCCGCCGCTCAGGGTCGAGAGCGGCTGCCCGAGGCGCAAGTAGCCGAGCCCCAAGCGGGAGACCGGCCCCAGCGTCCGCTGGATCTCCTTCTGCGAGTCGAACAGCACGAGCGCATCGTCCACGGTCGTGTCGAGCAGCTGCGCGATGTCGACGCCCGCATACTCCACGGCGAGCACATGGGGCTTGAAGCGCTTGCCACCACAGACTGGGCAAGACAGCCTCACATCCGCGAGGAACTGCATCTCCACCGTCTCGAAGCCTTCCCCCTTGCAGGCCTCGCAACGCCCGCCGTCCACATTGAAGGAGAAAGCGCTCGGGGGGATCGCGTTCGCTTTGGCCAAGGGTCGCGCCGCATACAGCGCACGCACGCGATCCCAAGCCTTGGTATAGGTCGCAGCGTTACCTCTCGAGGTGCGGCCGAGCGGCGACTGATCCACGAGGATCACCCGCTTCAGCGCTTCTGTACCGCTGAGCGAGGTGTGCGCGCCAGGACGCGGGACATCGAAATCTCCCAACGCGCGCTGCACCGCGCGACCCAGCACGTCTTCTACCAGGCTGCTCTTGCCAGAGCCGCTCGGACCGGTGACCGCACACACGACGCCAAGCGGAAAGCGAACGTCGATGCCCTTCAGGTTGTGCTCAGCTGCACCCGTGAGTTCAAGCCACTGGGTCGCCTGACGACGCTCACGCTCGTACGCTGGTGCTTGGAAGCTGTAGCTCGAGTGGCCGGCGTCAGCGACCAGGAGGGTTTCCTCTGAAGCGCGCTTAGCTTTCCCCGCAGATTTCTGCTTGGTGCTCTTCGCCTTGCTTGTAGCTTTGCTGGCAGTCCCCTTGGCCGCCTTCGTGGATTTGGGGGTGAGGCGCGAATCGCGGACGATGTGACCGCCAGCTTCACCCGCCCCTGGGCCGAGCTCAATCACGCGGTCGGCGGCTGCGATCAGCAATGGATCGTGTTCCACGACCACCACGGCATTGCCGCGGTCTGCGAGCTCCCGGAGCAACTTGGTCAGCGGCTCGATATCCAGGGCGTGAAGCCCTACCGTCGGTTCGTCCAAGACGAACAGCGCGTTGTGTAGGCTGGTACCGAGCGCGGCGGTCAACGTCACGCGCTGGGTCTCCCCACCGCTCAGGCTCCGCGCCTGTCGATCGAGGGTGAGGTAACCGAGGCCGACACGATGCAAGTAGCCGAGGCGACTCTCGAGCTCGCTTCGCGCAAGCTCCCCTTGGCCGCTGTGGGTCGCAAGCGCGGCGATGCGTCCGTGCGCGTGCTGGATCTCGAGAGCGTGCCACTCCGCGAGGTTCAAGCCTCCGACCTGGTAGCCAAGGGCGTGGGCGTTGAGGCGCTTGCCGTTGCATGAGGGGCACACGTCGTAGGCGCGATAGCGTGAGAGGAACACGCGCACGTGCATCTTGTAGGTGCGCGTCTCGAGCCAGCGAAACCATCCCAGTACCCCGGGGAAATGACCTCGCTTCCAGTCGCCGTCGCCCTCGAGCACCAGCCGCTGCTGCTCCTTGCTGAGCTTGCTCCACGGCTTGTCCCAAGGCACACCGACGCGCTCGCAGTACTTCTTGAGCTCGCGACGCTCCCATGTGGTGGACTTGCCCCGCGCCCAGGGACGGATGACACCCTTGGAGAGTGGCAAGTCGGGGTTCGGGATCACCTTGTCTGGGTCGACACCAATCACCCGACCAAAGCCCCGGCACTCTCCACACGCACCGAGCGGCGACTCGTAGGAGAACAAGCCAGGTCGCGGCGCCTCCAAGCGCCGAGGCGTGCCGGCGTCTTCGCACAGCGCACAGCTGTAACCGGAGCTGAGCAGCCGCTCGTTGCCGTCAGGCAGACCAATCCACGCACTGCCGTTGCCGCGTTGAAATGCGAGCTCGATGCCTTCCGCGATACGGGAAAGCTCCTTCGGCGTCGGCTTGATGCGGTCGATGACGACGGCGACCCGCTGCTTGGAAGCTTCGCTTGGCTTGACGTCATCCAGCTTGCGGAGCTCGCCTTTCAAGAACAGTCGCCGCAAGCCGGCCTCGGCCAGCGCCTCCCGCAGCTCCAAGTAGTGTTCCCGCGAGGCAACGTTGACGACGTAGCCAAGCAGAATCGGTTCAGCCCCTTGCAGGCTCTCGTCTTCCGCGAGCACCCGCGCCGCGCCCGCCGCGTCCAGCAGGCGACCGATACTCCCATGTTCGGGGCACACGGGCAGCGACTCCCGCGTGAAGAGCGCCGAGAGGTACGGCTCGAGGTCCGCCATCGTCGCCACCGAAGATCGAGAGCTCTTCACTGGCGCGCTGCGGTCGACGGCCACTGCAGCGGGCACCGGCTCGAGGGAGTCCATCGGAGGGCGCTCGAGTCGTTCGAGAAACTGGCGCGCGTAGGGGCTGAAGCTCTCGACGAAGCGACGCTGCCCCTCGGCGTACAGGGTATCCAGCGCCAAGCTGCTCTTACCCGCTCCCGAGACACCGGTGAGCACCACGATTTCTCCCGGTACCAAGCTCAGGTCGACGGACTTGAGATTGTGGGTGCGAGCGCCTTTCAGCTCCGTGGTCAGCATGAGGCGGTGATATGCGCCTCCAGGGTGCCTGGGTAAAGGGCCAAGCTGGGACTTGCGGCGCTCCGTGGCGCGTGCATAGTGCCCTCCCCGCGGCGGCGCAGATGCGCCCCGGTAGCCGCGGCGTTTTCAGCGATGGCTGCGGGAAAAGACAAGGCGTTGTTTGGCGATCGAGTGGTCGCTCTGAATCGGCGGGCACGCCACGAGTACGAGCTCGGGGACGCCTACGAAGCCGGCATGCAGCTGATTGGCAGTGAGGTGCGCGCGCTGCGCGTCCACGGCGGTGACCTCAGCGACGCCTGGGTCGACATCACGCGAGACGGCCAAGCCGTGGTCAAAGGCATGCGCATCCCGACGTTGGACCACGCGGCGTTTGGGCACGACGAGACCAG
This sequence is a window from Polyangiaceae bacterium. Protein-coding genes within it:
- a CDS encoding excinuclease ABC subunit UvrA, which encodes MLTTELKGARTHNLKSVDLSLVPGEIVVLTGVSGAGKSSLALDTLYAEGQRRFVESFSPYARQFLERLERPPMDSLEPVPAAVAVDRSAPVKSSRSSVATMADLEPYLSALFTRESLPVCPEHGSIGRLLDAAGAARVLAEDESLQGAEPILLGYVVNVASREHYLELREALAEAGLRRLFLKGELRKLDDVKPSEASKQRVAVVIDRIKPTPKELSRIAEGIELAFQRGNGSAWIGLPDGNERLLSSGYSCALCEDAGTPRRLEAPRPGLFSYESPLGACGECRGFGRVIGVDPDKVIPNPDLPLSKGVIRPWARGKSTTWERRELKKYCERVGVPWDKPWSKLSKEQQRLVLEGDGDWKRGHFPGVLGWFRWLETRTYKMHVRVFLSRYRAYDVCPSCNGKRLNAHALGYQVGGLNLAEWHALEIQHAHGRIAALATHSGQGELARSELESRLGYLHRVGLGYLTLDRQARSLSGGETQRVTLTAALGTSLHNALFVLDEPTVGLHALDIEPLTKLLRELADRGNAVVVVEHDPLLIAAADRVIELGPGAGEAGGHIVRDSRLTPKSTKAAKGTASKATSKAKSTKQKSAGKAKRASEETLLVADAGHSSYSFQAPAYERERRQATQWLELTGAAEHNLKGIDVRFPLGVVCAVTGPSGSGKSSLVEDVLGRAVQRALGDFDVPRPGAHTSLSGTEALKRVILVDQSPLGRTSRGNAATYTKAWDRVRALYAARPLAKANAIPPSAFSFNVDGGRCEACKGEGFETVEMQFLADVRLSCPVCGGKRFKPHVLAVEYAGVDIAQLLDTTVDDALVLFDSQKEIQRTLGPVSRLGLGYLRLGQPLSTLSGGEAQRLKLARALCERLDGALLILDEPSAGLHSHEVGLLLRALDDVLRAGGSVLLVDHDLEVIRAADWVIDLGPQGGAGGGEVVAVGAPQSLKRGATADALRLGAGSRVERIPAEPSRAVLSVERAREHNLRDVSVEIPHGKLCVVTGPSGSGKSSLAFDVIFAEGQRRFLETLTPYARQFLPTLPRPDVSRVEGVPPAVALEQRTSRAGSKSTVATVTEVAHYLRLLYAKLGVPHCPDHDSPIANLGFEQVLAEVSSQKGKFELLAPVIQARKGTYLDVFTTAQRSGIERALVDGKWIQTDTPPKLSRSKEHDIDLLLGSQLSAKDVTPELLRLALRWGKGAVRLLFASGEARLISQNSACPTCGLSVPELDPRFFSFNTKQGRCETCEGDGVLSEVRKVGRGKQARSEEVISECPECAGERLGPVPRSVRFSANGSGGVRYPELMNLSVRRAVAEVRTWKLSGDRARIGDAVVQELERRLSFLEEVGLDYLSLDRGARSLSGGEMQRLRLAAQLGSGLTGALYVLDEPTIGLHPRDTSRLVGNLKRLVEQGSTVLVVEHDEDTIRAADYLVDVGPGGGSHGGNIVAVGAPEHVLQQVDSPTAQSLREPPQLRQSIPVEMGAKDHKGKAPAKGKAKKDVSPAGAERTAADQQWLELLGASEHNLKAVDLKLPIGRLSVIAGVSGSGKSTLVRQVLLPALRQKLGLVAETPGAFKKLGDTGTLQRAISVDQSPIGRTPRSVPATFLGIFDDLRRLYAATPEAKVRGFDASRFSFNTPRGGRCTTCDGQGAITHEMSFLPDVITTCPACDGQRFEPSTLEIRYRDLSIGDVLNLSAEQAVAAFENHPRIIQPLRTLVDLGAGYVRLGQGSHTLSGGEAQRLKLAAELTEGARHQPTLYVLDEPTTGLHLRDVGRLVQVLGRLVERGDTLVVIEHHPHVIASADWIVELGPEGGEAGGELVAQGTPAQLRKRKTATGRVLAELLGR
- the smpB gene encoding SsrA-binding protein SmpB, producing MAAGKDKALFGDRVVALNRRARHEYELGDAYEAGMQLIGSEVRALRVHGGDLSDAWVDITRDGQAVVKGMRIPTLDHAAFGHDETRPRKLLLHAYEIERLRATVERERMTVVATKCYFKNGRAKLEIALARGKKQYDKRQSLKERDAKREAYDAIREGKTRGGNR